The Candidatus Omnitrophota bacterium genome contains a region encoding:
- a CDS encoding type II secretion system protein: MGGNAKIESLAGKKTPRLRAERGFTFAELLAAMVFAAIVIPAAIQGLTIANRAGVAAERTRIAVQLAGSLLNEMIVTEEWRSSKQKGDFGADWPEYRWVLVDEEWTVDAMRVVSITVFFLVQDREYYVRLSALAEEEEEEA, from the coding sequence ATGGGCGGAAACGCGAAAATTGAATCGCTAGCGGGAAAAAAAACTCCCCGTCTCCGCGCCGAGCGGGGATTCACCTTCGCGGAATTGCTGGCGGCGATGGTTTTTGCGGCCATCGTCATTCCCGCCGCCATTCAAGGATTGACGATCGCCAACCGGGCGGGAGTCGCGGCGGAGAGGACGAGGATCGCCGTCCAACTGGCCGGAAGCCTCTTGAACGAAATGATCGTTACGGAGGAATGGCGATCCTCCAAGCAAAAAGGCGATTTCGGCGCGGATTGGCCGGAGTATCGCTGGGTTCTGGTCGATGAAGAGTGGACGGTGGACGCCATGCGCGTCGTATCCATTACGGTTTTTTTCTTGGTTCAAGACCGGGAATATTACGTGCGCTTGAGCGCATTGGCGGAAGAAGAAGAGGAAGAAGCATGA
- a CDS encoding prepilin-type N-terminal cleavage/methylation domain-containing protein codes for MISRTGRFKRDKTALRGFTLVELIVVMTMLAVVMALAAPSLSRFSYGRKLEEEARRFLALTRYARSQAVSLSLPIEIWIDDQNGWYGLRPAAGFEDLETEAMKPVEFHLPSYIRIETPGNDSNEKEAAAILYWSDGSLDERSAIAFLLIEKDEGRTGKDLEQIGVVQMDYGLGYSLIDDEKELLRWAETRKLNR; via the coding sequence ATGATATCACGAACTGGCAGATTCAAAAGAGATAAGACGGCCCTACGCGGATTTACTCTCGTCGAGTTGATCGTCGTGATGACCATGTTGGCTGTCGTAATGGCTCTGGCGGCCCCGTCGCTGAGCCGCTTTTCCTACGGGCGGAAATTGGAAGAGGAGGCGCGGCGATTTCTGGCTTTGACGCGATACGCGCGCAGCCAGGCGGTCTCCCTCTCTCTTCCCATAGAGATATGGATCGACGATCAAAACGGTTGGTATGGATTGCGCCCGGCGGCGGGATTCGAAGATTTGGAAACGGAAGCGATGAAGCCGGTCGAATTTCATCTTCCCAGCTATATCCGCATCGAAACCCCGGGCAACGATTCGAACGAAAAGGAGGCCGCCGCCATTCTCTACTGGTCGGACGGCTCCTTGGACGAACGCAGCGCCATCGCCTTTCTCCTTATCGAAAAAGACGAAGGGCGAACGGGAAAAGACCTGGAACAAATCGGCGTCGTCCAGATGGATTACGGCTTGGGCTACAGCCTTATCGACGACGAAAAGGAACTGCTGCGATGGGCGGAAACGCGAAAATTGAATCGCTAG
- the gspG gene encoding type II secretion system major pseudopilin GspG, producing the protein MNANEKPWRKIDDPRGVEKGFTLVEMLLVLVILATLAAIVVPKFAGRTEQANVTAAQTQISNFETVLDAFEIDNGFYPRGGNGLQALIEEPRDAKNWRGPYLKQDIPNDPWGNAYIYECPGKRNERGYDIMSMGPDGRVGGDDDITNWQIQKR; encoded by the coding sequence ATGAACGCAAACGAAAAACCATGGCGGAAGATAGACGATCCACGCGGCGTCGAGAAGGGTTTCACTCTGGTGGAAATGTTGCTGGTGCTGGTGATATTGGCGACGTTGGCGGCGATCGTGGTCCCCAAGTTCGCCGGGCGGACCGAACAGGCCAATGTCACGGCGGCGCAAACGCAGATTTCCAATTTCGAAACCGTTCTCGACGCCTTCGAAATCGATAATGGATTCTATCCCAGGGGCGGCAATGGATTGCAGGCTTTGATCGAAGAGCCTCGCGACGCCAAGAACTGGCGCGGCCCCTATCTGAAACAGGATATACCTAACGATCCGTGGGGCAATGCCTACATCTACGAATGCCCCGGAAAACGCAACGAACGGGGATACGACATTATGTCGATGGGGCCGGACGGCCGCGTGGGCGGCGACGATGATATCACGAACTGGCAGATTCAAAAGAGATAA